Genomic DNA from Limanda limanda chromosome 8, fLimLim1.1, whole genome shotgun sequence:
TGCTTTAACTGTCTGTCAGCAGGTTGATTCACTGAGTTCATTTGtatgtgatgtgtgttgtgGGTTCCCACCaggcagtgagacagacaggaacgGCCTCTCCATGCTGAGTAATGAACTTAGTCCTGCCCAATCACCAGGCAGCACGGTAAGAACACAGCACCTGGTTGGTTGGCTCCTTAACACTTCTCTGCAGCACAGAGCCTTCACCTTTGTATTCTTTGATCATTCCTTTTCTTCTCATCAACCACAGTATGAACAatctaaaacacaaacaggactTTTAAATGCACTGACCTACAATTGTTTGATGCATTGTTTTTAGAGGAAGTCATTTAACATCAGGGCaacatatttctttgttttggtaaaaataaaactaacatTTTTAAGTCATGACACAACAATGTGGTAAATctacatttaaaacacattgttATATGTTAGGGCCATGGTGGGAGCTGTGTCTGTAGCTCCACAAGCCATTTATTTGGCAGCTCAGGCATTTATTGTCCCAGCGCTGCCTATCTTGCTTATGCTGTATTAGTCCTAAGAATCTGTTTCCATTCTTTAGTCGTACTAATTACGACTGGTCAATAAATGTTTCCGCACTGGCAACCTGTGTAATCTCATTTTGTCTCGTCTCTGCTCCTCTCGTCACTTTGTCTGGCTCCGTCTCGCAGTATTGCCTATTTATACGTGGAAATATTCAGATAATTCACATGTGCAGCTGCATCCGTGGCCTTTTGCCCTCTTTTCCATCATGGAAGCCCTAAGGAAGGAGACTGAGATCGTAGTGGTTTACAATGCTTAAAGAATGGCGTCTATTAACACAAACAGATAAGCCCTAAGTGCCTATGTGGGCTAACAAAATAATATTGAGTCATTTTGTTTGTGGGCAAACAGAATAGGTGCTTATGTAAATTCATATTAGACAGTGAAAACGAGTGAGATTCTGATCTGTGATCAGTGGAGACCCTCCAACAGTCATTTCACTTTGCTGTCTAACCAAGGAAGTTGGTGGGTTTGTGGTCACAACAGCAGAACTGAGGGGCCGCCCACCTGCCTCACTCAAAGCACAAATGTGCTCCGTGGCAAAGGGAACAATTAAATAATGCGCTTTCTATAATGCAAGCAAATCAAACAAGTTACGTCTTATTGCAGGATATTACTAATTTATCATAATCATCATTAAACTACTTTTAACTCAGATTTATACAGCaactgtttctttattttatatCCAATCTCCCTCTTCATCCCCTCTGATCGtcttctctgctctctccttaaGTCTGAGTCCAGGATGTTTAATGGTGTTGAGAAGGAGTGTCACTCCCCCACAGAGAAGCTGGCTCGGAAGGAGTCTCTCAAGGTACATGACACGTCCCTTCCTCGCTTGGCATGACTGTGAGAACTGTTGAGCATCAACTAGTTTTTAGTTTAGCTCACTCTGCGCTCAGTGGGTCGAATTTACACAAGCCATTTGGgatcttttatttaaatatgccCATGAATAATGTTTTTACTGTGTACCCCTTTATACAgcataaaataatgaatcttgTTACTGAAAACCAGAGGCAACAGGATGTCTGTATGAATGCAAGTATTGTGTTTGACTCTGCCTCCACCTAGTGGCCCTTTCACACCAGTCCTCCGACCAGTGAGACTGATGACTCATTCATCTGTGTCTTTCGTCTCTCAGGTCCAAAAACAGAATTACAGGCAAGAGAAGAAACGGGCAGCTAAAGAAATGTTCACTGCACTAAAGGACCCCAGTGTTGTCATCATGGCAGACTGGCTTAAGGTGCGTGgattttgtttcagttttacacAGACAAACTAACTGTTAAGGCTTCTACGATAAATATCTATATGACAGATGATAGTCTGTCATTTAGATATTAATCATAACAACTCTATTTGTTACAAATACTTCTGCAACACTTGAACAGTTCTGCTGCTTAGACAATTTTTGTAtccaatttacattttaattctaTTGTGTTTTGTAACATGCATCATATTTCTTTGGTTTCCTACGTGTTATTATCCTAAAATTATCTCTTCTCATCCCTAATCGTTCTTTAGATCCGAGGCTCTTTAAAGAGTTGGACCAAGTTGTGGTGTGCCCTGAAGCCTGGAGTTCTTTTGATTTATAAGACCCCCAAAACAGACCACTGGGTGGGCACCATCCTCCTCAGTGCATGCAAGCTGATCGAGAGACCTTCAAAGAAGGACGGTTTCTGTTTCAAGCTCTATCATCCGCTGGACAAATCTGTCTGGGCTATTAAGGTCAGACATGGCTGTAGGCTCACTGACCTACTGTGAACACTGGTGACAAATGATCCAGAGAAACACATTACTAAGATGACATACTGAGACAGACTAAGATATCAATTGATTCTAGAATGTTTAGATGTTATTACCAATCAAGTCAGTTTTTGTTATGCTTATACTAATACTGATAATGCCTCTACATCTGAGATTGGGAAAATTCTCGAGTGCCTCCTAGTGGGACTATCAAAAAGCGACATGGCTGATATGCTATGTAGCTAAGAAATAAATGTACTGTTACTAATTAGGAATTAATAGCTGCTCATGAAATCTTTTGCACTGAAgctataaaacattattttcatgGCTGGAGCTTTTAGTtaaaatatacttaagtaaTATAAAAGCATTGAAAGATGAAAACGAGCAATTgcgttttcttctgttttgttagcagtttttttaaactcacattttttatttctaagtaATAATTCTCCTGTTCAGTTCTCTACAAGTGATATTTCCCATTCTTTCATATTTTCTACTATATTCTGAATCATGGCCCTTAAGAGAGGCATTTAGTTCTGTTGGGAAAACAAAGCTGAAACAACATGACGACATGAGTCACCATTTTATCCATATGCTCAGGGTCCCAAAGGAGAGACCGTTGGCTCCATCACGCAGCCTCTACCCAGCAACTACCTAATCTTCAGAGCTGCCTCAGAGTCGGATGGTGAGTCTAGTGTGTTGTTGTTCCGGTTGGACGCGTTCGCTCGTGCATTATTGTAGGTCCCCTCTCTAAAATATGTCCGTCTCTCCAGGCCGATGCTGGATGGATGCCCTGGAGCTGGCTCTCAGCTGCTCCAGTCTCTACAAGCTGACAGCCAAagcagggagagaaggagatatCAGCACGTCTTCAGAGTCCGCCCATAtactccagctgctgcagtccACCGCACTCACTGAGACAGAGTTGCTACAGTGAGTAAATACACTTGGATACAGCTGTGTACTCGAAACCTGTCTAATatatattcctttttttttaaaatgtattgctTGTTATTGGAGGATCTATATTTCCTCTAATGACTATCAAGTTGTTGTGTTTGCCAATTCATGCACTTGACTGTTGCTGCCAAACATATGAATGGTGTCCAGATGGTCCCCAGTTCAGCAGACAACATTAGGTGTGTTAGCTTTGTAGTGCGTAGCACTCTAGTCAGATATAGATCTACCTGTGTAATTATTGTATTTGGAAGTCGGCGTATCAAACCTAATCtcagcatttttttaaatggatgttttaaacacagcaacacattGAATATAGACAAACTCTTTTCCAGTTGGTCTCTGGGACTTACAACTGCAAATCACTTCTGCATTATTCCATGTCTGGTTCAGTTGAGATTGTAATCATTGATGCAGGTATGcatatttttgaaatgtaattttGGGGTAATTGTCTGCTGTGCTGTGGTATCAACGAAGACATGAAGGAAAAATAGATCCTCCTGTAATAACTAGCTGCTCAGTTGCCCCAGGCAACCAGCTCTGGATCATAAGTAGAGTATTCATTCAGTCTAATGGTCAATTTTAAAAACCACGTGTCCTGTCTAAAAATGTTCTATTCTCTAACTTCACTGTAGAGTAGAAAAACAGACCAGAAAATACTAGAAGGAATATAAGATGTCTACTATTAGATGATAGAGACTCTATGTCCTCATACAACTTGCTGAGATTGCGAAGCCTTCCAGAACTTGTCAGGCCCCATATATTCagctgatatttatatatatatatatatatatgttttataagcagactttgaaatgtaaatacatgtatTAGAAAATGAATTATTAGTATCACAATGTTGACTGGGAAAGTTAATTAGTGAATCAGTAGTTTTTCCTTATCAAGTACTTTACATGTGGTGGTAAACAAGGACATCAACCCCCATATTGTAGCTGTGCTGACCTCTGAAGGTGACAttaattatttgttgtttttcaaaaagcaccaaatttaaaacacaatgtaCAACCTGTCCAAGTTGTGTATGCAGTTTCTCTTACTGGCCCTATTTATAGAAAGTCATACCCTGTTTGCTTTTGTGGTGATTGCATTATTTGTCTGAGATACAGTATATGTTGTCTGGGTTTTTTAAGTCATTTCAGTCGTTTCATGTGCAATGTCAGCATGGCTGTCATACATAACAcgtccatttcctcctcctccttttatTCCCTCCTCCATGGCTCAACCGCCCTCTGGCCATATATCGtagctctccctcctctcctgctcctctctcagccaatcacagcagccTGTACGATCACATGActgacagaggagcaggaagatgGAGTAGAATGTGAAACATACACCACCCAGAAAGGGACGGCAGAAACACAGCCGTTGCCAGCCTTAatagacagacacacgcacgcgcacacacccgcacacacaaaccgacacagagagaaaactgcaCACGCACATTCAGGAAGCAGGTGTGACGGTGTCAAGGAAGCGACACAGCACCTTTTTAGTCTGTAGATTAAAAAACCTTTCTAgcggagagcagaggagataaGGAGCGGCTTCGTCTGTTTGGATTTACTGCCGACATCACCGGTTGTGTTTTGATTCCTGGAAAAGAGTTTGTCCGTGTGCTCTATGTCTCTGAGGTAAGGAAGGCTGTTACGGTTCCAAGGCGTGTTGGGTTAATAAATAACGTTACTGGTCGGTTGGTAATTCACACCGCGTGCTGGAATGTGACTCTTCAGGTCTGTCGAGCCCTCAGGCATTTTGACAAATTAACTCTCTGCCACTGATGTTTGGATAAACAGGCTGATTCCTGTGTGGTTTTGCACACATTTGACACACACTACACGTCCTAAACTGTCATAatgttttaactgttttaatttGGACTGAGCCTGTGGAGCATTTTGGAAATATTTGAGTTAAAACCTTTGAGTAAAACATATGAAAAATAcctgtttttcatttcttcttgtTTGCCCTTCTCTGAATGTCCCTGAGTGCGTTTTGTAATGTGCGCTGTGCACCCAGGTGTCCATTTTCTGGCATTGTATAATTGCTGTAGGATTTGAATAATCATGTTCCTTTTTAGCTATCACATCcatcttcctgtcttcctctcccctctcatttTCACTTCTCTTTTCTGTGACCATTCagaatcagtttttatctctaTTTCTCTTTTTGTAAACTTTGTTCTCTTTGTCAAATCGCTGACACGCCTGTGGTctggatttgtgtttgtgtgcatgattttaaaatgataactTGTGTGTTTGGCACAAATCTTTGAAAGGatgctgtgagtgtgtatgtgagcaAAATACTTCAAATCCTGCCTGTGTATTGGTCTTATTCAGACCAGGTAAGTGGTAGATGTGAAAGGAGGGATGATGAGGTTGTGTGGTTGTCCTGGAAACCAGTCGGGTCGTATTTATTACATTCAAACCCTCCAGGTCAACCAGGTTTTAATTGTGGATGGTGTCTCATGCAGTGAACTTGCTCATCACGAGGAGGCGGATACAAGATAACATCACAGATTCAATATCAGGATTGCTTGACTCGGTTCTAACCTTTCTgttcacctgtcctctctcacTATTAGGTTGAATGACGGCGTGCTGCTGGGCAATCACCACATGGAGCATGACGGCTTTTCGGACAAATCAGAGCGCGAGGCTCACGACGATTGGGACACCACGCCCAATGAGAACGGTGGTCGGCTGACAGAGGAGAGTGACATGGACCAATCGGATGAGCTGTCCCCCGGGCCACAGGCCACAGCCTATGTAGAGCAGAGCGCAGAGGAGATGGCGGAGGTGAGGCACCAGGTTTACTGTGACTTTACATATGTAGAGAAGTCTACCTTAGTTTGAATTGTAAGTCTTTAGTTCTGTAGATCAGCACACTTTACCCCAGTAAGCATATATAAGTATTACATATAATTGCTTGAACCCTGGTCTCTAAGCAGAGAACCACTAATGCAACCACAAGGCTTTTATGCAACCCTCCCTCCATTTGTATGTGTTACCTCAGGCTGGGGAGGCGTCCCAGGTTGAAACTGTATCCGAGGAGAACAAGGGTCTAATCTGGACCCTGCTGAAGCAGCTGCGGCCGGGAATGGACCTGTCCAAGGTGGTGCTGCCCACCTTCATCCTGGAGCCACGTTCCTTCCTGGACAAGCTGTCTGACTACTACTACCACGCTGATCTGCTCTCACAGTCAGTAactgtacactgtgtgtgtgtgtgtgtgtgtgtgtgtgtgtgtgtgtttgtgtttgagcacATTCAGTATTTTCATCAAAGACAGATGGAAGAATCTTTTTTTATAATCGTGTCTGACGTCTCGTCACCACAGAGCTGCGCTGGAGGAGAGTGCATATGGTCGGATCAAGCAGGTGTTGAGATGGTACTTGTCTGGTTTCTACAAGAAGCCTAAGGTAAGATTTGTTCTTtggcttgtttgtttaatcaTAATGGATTTTAAATATGCCAATCCTGTTCACAGGATGAGCCCTCGTTTTGCAACAGCTGTTTTGGGATAATGATGATAAACAAGTTGgccatttttatattatttataatctTCTAGTTTCTTCCCATTACTCTGTGTCTTGCTGGATCTGACAGAAATGTTACTCTGATAACTACAGTTTTTAGCAAGAAATGTCCAGTACACAGCTCTACAGCATTTAGCTTCTTTTAAGTCTTTCCCATACGTTGATTTATCTCCAGTGGTCCGTCACAGTATCAACATTGATATTGGTAAAATCTCACCTCATTATTGAGCTGTGTGCAGCACAGTGATTCGCTCAGCTCCACCTGTTTGCCCATGAGAGCATGCTGCGTGCGTCTGGGCTCACTGGCCAATCACAGTATGTCTTCAACCCCCACAGCAAAACACCCCACATGTACCTATGACAACTAATGATGTTGTCTGACTACTGCTAACAGACTCACTGTAGAGGGATGGGTAGAATATTGATAACCTCTCATTAGGGCAACATTAATCAATACTGGGGTTTACCTGCTGAATTATTGAGTCCAATGAAAGAGTCATGATTTCCATTGTGACGCTTATTTGATTTAACTGTTAAAGTGTCATCAGTGAAGCCTCTTTGGTCCCGTGATTACCTGCAGGGTAATTGGTCGTTTAACTTGAGACAGAAAACAGTTTGTGGCATATGATTCTAGCATCCGTATTGTGTTTTGGATTCCCAGGGTTTGAAGAAGCCTTACAACCCAATCCTGGGGGAGACCTTCCGCTGCTGCTGGCTTCACCCTGACACCGACAGCTGCACTTTCTACATAGCTGAACAGGTGAAACCACATTCTTAGCTAGAACCTGTAAATACACCTAACAAGACTCTTCCCTTGTGTGAAATATTTTGCACAATttggcaaacacacacctatTAAATGCAGCAAGTGTAAAATGTAGCACATGCCAGTGGGTATGtgacacctctctctccctattcTCTGCCAGGTGTCCCACCATCCGCCCATCTCTGCTTTTTACATCTGCAATAGGAAAGATGGTTTTTCTATTAGTGGAAGCATCCTGGCCAAGTCGAAGTTCTATGGTACGTAGCTAATAAAAGATCCAAGCGTTCCTTCAGAGAAACAGTAACTGTCTGTCAGTGGAAGCTTTTTAAGGAGGATCTTTTCTTGAACTGCGAttttctctgtccctctgctgtAGGAAACTCTCTGTCTGCTATTCTCGATGGAAGAGCGAAGCTGCTGTTCTTCAGCAGAGATGAGGAGTATATCATCACAATGCCCTATGCTCACTGCAAAGGTAACAGGCCTACAGTAAATATTAACACGATTTCTATCATAAAAACTGttcatgttcctgttgctgAACCACAGGGCCTCAGTTTCCCTGACGAACATGAtctccttcatacagcatcatcTCTTTAGATATAATTACCATGTAGAGGTTTGTCTGCCTTAGACATTAAACAATCCTCAATGTCACACTTACATTAACAAACCTAGCTTCAGTACATTGAGTACAGGAGGTCAATCTACTGCAGATTCAATGAAATCGGTCTACTCTCGTCATGTATGATCGGTTGAATCTAAGTCAGGTCAAATGTCTTTATCCACCGAGTGTGGACTCTGAGGATGTTGAAAAGTATCTTGTTTTCCCATCCAATCAATGAACTCGCTCACATATCAACACTGGATCTGATGCTGTGATTCTGCCACCTGCAGGTATCCTGTACGGCACCATGACACTCGAGCTGGGAGGGAAGGTCACCATTGAGTGTGAGAAAACCAAATGTTTCACAGAGCTGGAGTTCAAACTAAAGGTACAATTTGTATTCCTTAACCAAACTTACTTTGACTAGTTGTTTTTCTTACATCATAATAGTTGGTTGACTATTTAGCAGCTGATGCCTCACAGTAATTGGAATAAAGTTGTTTGATCACTTTGACCGCAGCCTTTCCTTGGAGGCTCCTGCTCTGTGAATCAGATCAGCGGGAAGATCGTTGTCGGAGAGGAGCTGGTGGCGACTGTTGACGGACATTGGGTGAGAGCTTTAAACTCTGTtctttcctgcagcagcagaacggAGACTCATGAACTACAGGAGCCTCACAGGGAACCTGTAACATTGATTGGCACGTTTAAGTAGTGATGAACTGATCTGTGTAACAAGGCTGagattgttttttgtctttgttataATCAGGACGGCGAGGTGTTCATTCATGAAAAGCGCTCCGGCCAGCAGGAGTCGCTGTGGAACCCGAGTGCAGAAATCCGCAACAGCCGGCTCAAAAGACAAGTGGTACAGATCGACCAGCAGGGAGAGTTTGAGTCTGAAAGGTATGGAATTAATACTCAATTTGAACTCGACAGACATAAAAACAGCATTAAAGACATTTTCACAGTCAAACATTTTGAGTTGTCATTGCAGGTTAAGCAAAGTTGTATCTACTACCATTGTACTGGCTTTTATTCAGGTGTGTCAGCTTAGACAATACCAGAGTTCTGATTCACCTAAAAGAAATGTCATTATTAATGTTAATTACACATGTGTTTGACAAGGTAAATTAACTCTCTGGTCTATAACTAGTCTAGtctgagattaattagttaattcttctcaagaaaaacacatttgttttcccatAATATCATGTAAACAGTTACAAATATACTGCTAAATTACAACCTTTGGATCtaatgtcactgtgtgtgtgtgtgtgttgatagaCTGTGGCAGCATGTGACCAGTGCCATTGGGGATCGGGACCAGATGAGGGCCACCCAGGAAAAGTTTGTGCTGGAGGAGGCTCAGCGGCGAGAGGccaaggagagaggagacaaagcCTATACCTCACGACTTTTCAATCAGGACCCCATCACCTCCGACTGGACCTACAGTCACATGgagtaagaacacacacactcaagcacaTAAAACACAGGCAATCTCAGAAACGTCGTTAACATTTCATGTCACCAAAACAAGGGATGAGCTGTAAAGTAGTGAGCGGAGAGATAATATAATGTCGTGTTTGGCAGCACGCGGCCGTGGGACCCTGAGCGCTGCCTGGTTCAGTTCGAGAAGGACGGAGTGATTCAGACGCACAAGAAACGCCAGAGGCAACACAGTGAGCTGTCGTTCAGCCACAGCTGGACCAGCCAACAGAAGGTCAGTCAGATCCaatcacacacacctcagctgGAGCCGAACTACTGTATTATTGATCCTGGATCAAAGACACTTTATCAAAGTGAAggctgcttcacttcctgtcacaccAAACTGTCCCTGATATTTAGGTGCTCTAAAAATGCAGGACAAGTTTGAGTAGCCCTTTTTTCCTCACTTTCTCATATACAGTATTTGCTTGAGTGATATTCAGAGAGTGTTGAACCAGCAGTTCACTATCAATTTGTCAGCCAGGAAGTTTGAACGAGTTAACAATGTTGcgcctcctcctcgtctcctcaggCTGAGGTGAACGGGAAGCACAGGAAGGCGAGCAGCCAACCGTCCAGCTGCAGCCAgaacacagagagcagcagcaccacacctGAACCCACACAGGAGTCCTCAGACAATGAAGGTGGGTACACTCACACATTTGTACTTAGAGGGCATTTATTGATATAATGAATCCTCTACCCCTTTACCGTAACCTGTAACCATCACACCTAAATGACTAACCTCAACTCTACCTCTAAACTCTAACCATAAAacaaagtcttaaccctcaatcAGCCAGTTGAAGTTGTGACCACAAACCAAAATATCCCCACGTCCCAAAATGATATCGATGCACTTTAataagttacattttttttaatgcttgACTCTTAACTGCATTTTCCCACACGTCTTGTGTCCAGGATTTTCCAACCAGTGTGCACGGTGCAGTAAAGACGTAAAGGACATGGCCCTGATGGAAGCCTCCATCACATCCATACAGAAGACGCAGCAGGATATTCAGAGGtgaaagcaacacacacacacattgtgttttctgctgGGTTAACTttgatagatttttttattgtgggGATTTTACTGCAGGTTCTAGACTTGTTGCCAATATTCTTGCTTCAcaattttaaaacattaaactgtTTACTTGATACTCTTCATCTGGGTGCACAGCTGTAGATCACTGTAACTGGAAAATTCTATGAACCTTATAAAATAACctcattttgagagttttatCCTGGGACTCCTCGAGGATTCCCATCCCCCAGGTTGTGAACACTTGAGtctgaccctctctctctctctctctctctctctctctctctctctctctctctctctctctctctctctctctctctctctctctctctctctctctctctctctctctctctctctctctctctctctctctctctctctctctctctctctctctctctctctctctctctctctctctctctctctctctctctctctctctctctctctctctctctctctctctctctctctctctctctctctctctctctctctctctctctctctctctctccctgcaggaACCTGGTGGTCCTGAGTCGTCAGCTGGCTCGTcaaagggagacagaggacgGCGTGTCGTTAACAGGCCGTCACTGTCTCATCCTCTGtgttctgctcctctctcagctcctcctcaacTACGTCTTCACCTGAGCCTGCCCCTCAGGGAGGGAGTTTCCTTCCAGCACTGATTTGACAAGTGGTCCTTCCAGAAAGCACAGACTCTAATCAGCAGTGGGGGCAAAGACCTCAGATCAGTGTCGGCAGGATAACTTTGTCCCATTCGTTTCCTCCATGAAGGGAGGAGCACAGACATTATAGCAATAAACACAGCCACCGCCTGTCAGTCATCTGCTGAGAGAACGGCACCCCCTAGTGTAGCCAGACTGAAAGAGCACCGGCACCCACGCACTTTGGACAggaaaggagggatgagagacaAGCACGGCTGAAAAGATTTAGAATATGAAGATGAAATGTATGATGAAGAATGATTTCACAAAAAGAGATGACAGAGAGGATGTTTCACCATTCCTTAGTGTCTTTTTATATCGCCCTGTAATACTGTGTATCTGTGAgtgtgcttgtatgtgtgttgtACGTGTCCACAGTAGGGCCCTATGGGCGCAGGCCGACCACCGCTTGgacttctccttctccccttcCACTCCAGATTTTTGGGCCTTAATGCTGAAgccaaaaaagaagaagaagacgaagaagaagtaAAAACGCAACCTATAGAAACGAAGAAGGAAAATCTTCCAACAGTGCaattctttgtgttttgtatcGATATGCGCTCAAATACACTCTGTCTCGTcttttaatgatgatgatgattttaccaaaacagtatttataatCTGACAGAACAAAGAGTACTTGTTTACAGGGAGCACTGTGTGCGTTTGTTGCGAGAAGGAAGCATCATGGGAAGGAGGCGGGGCATAGAGCCAAACAGTGTCTTTGAATTTGTGTGCCTGTAGTGCCGTAGCTGAAGGGATAATGGTAAAGCAAAAGGCTTTGGTCTAGACCACGACACTCGTGTGTACAATCAGTTATGTAAAGAAGCAGAATGTGGCTGAAGAAAGGGCGAGATTGAGTGGAGACAAATAAATTGGATACTTAGGCCTAAGAGAAGGagattgtgtgagtgtgcatctCGGTCCACACCATGTTCATGTTCACTGTTTTATGATGTAAACACTTAGTAATGAGTTACTTTTATCTTTTAATCACTTTGTATATATTTGTCAAGCGgtctgtgtttaaaaaaattgagatttcagaatgtatttattgggTGATTAACCTAGACTTTCCTAATCTAATTCAGTTTGGAGGACTGAGACCAGGGGTGACAATCGCTCTCCcatggatggatgtgtgtgtctgtgtgtaaatgtcCGTGTGAGGGAGCACATGTGTGCGAGTAAGCCATTATAAGTTGTGCTAAAAGAGGCCAGGTCTGTGCGCTTGCTTCTCTAGCGTTGAATTGCCAGTAGAATCAGAGAGCACATGAAGAATCTCGACTCTTTGAATGCTTTTATTTACaccttttatttgtatattctttttttttttctcttcatttccCTGTTTTCTACTCTACTGCCATGCCGTGGGGATTCTACCTGCCAGATACTTTTGTTATATGGAATGAAACTACAGAGAACATGACGTCGCCCGATGTTTTCATGCATACCTGTTGCGTACTGTAGCActacagtaaaaatactttaaGCCTGACACTGACCGGACTCATTAATGTctttcaataaagaaaatatgctGGTCTTCAAAACATCGAGAAATCTTTCAGTTTACAGATGAAATGTATTGTCATTCACCACTAGAGGGAGACGCTAATGTGGTTTATTTAAGGTCTTTATACTGGGACTGTCAACCAAGGTATGTTATCTTCTAAGTAGATAACATACCAtcatcaaggcccaacagcccccttcaattcaatcaagctgcacccaATTTTGCTTCCTTATAGATATTACAACACTGCAAATACCAGATGTCTTTCATCAAGTTCCATGGTTAATAATCTTGAGAAATAAAGGAACATCTAGAAAAATGCTCACAATATTATAGAGTTAAGCCAGATCATCTGCACCTTAAAGTTAATGGGTTCAATTCTAACCAAAACCACATTGTTGTAACAAGTTTCAATCCATCaagctgtttttgtttaatcttgctaacaaacaaactcagGAGTGTGTGAACCTCTGCCAAGATTCAACCATCCTCTTAGGTTTAATCAAGCTGCTTTAATCAGTTCCCTAAATCTACCagattttcttcatcaagatccatgaattattccttgggaaaactttgaaaatgtttatatgATTCAGATCCCCACGAATATTTA
This window encodes:
- the osbpl5 gene encoding oxysterol-binding protein-related protein 5 — encoded protein: MKEENLFHRRFSLCPNATSPPKIDPRTLTRNLSYGGDNDLYDLSPGSETDRNGLSMLSNELSPAQSPGSTSESRMFNGVEKECHSPTEKLARKESLKVQKQNYRQEKKRAAKEMFTALKDPSVVIMADWLKIRGSLKSWTKLWCALKPGVLLIYKTPKTDHWVGTILLSACKLIERPSKKDGFCFKLYHPLDKSVWAIKGPKGETVGSITQPLPSNYLIFRAASESDGRCWMDALELALSCSSLYKLTAKAGREGDISTSSESAHILQLLQSTALTETELLQLNDGVLLGNHHMEHDGFSDKSEREAHDDWDTTPNENGGRLTEESDMDQSDELSPGPQATAYVEQSAEEMAEAGEASQVETVSEENKGLIWTLLKQLRPGMDLSKVVLPTFILEPRSFLDKLSDYYYHADLLSQAALEESAYGRIKQVLRWYLSGFYKKPKGLKKPYNPILGETFRCCWLHPDTDSCTFYIAEQVSHHPPISAFYICNRKDGFSISGSILAKSKFYGNSLSAILDGRAKLLFFSRDEEYIITMPYAHCKGILYGTMTLELGGKVTIECEKTKCFTELEFKLKPFLGGSCSVNQISGKIVVGEELVATVDGHWDGEVFIHEKRSGQQESLWNPSAEIRNSRLKRQVVQIDQQGEFESERLWQHVTSAIGDRDQMRATQEKFVLEEAQRREAKERGDKAYTSRLFNQDPITSDWTYSHMDTRPWDPERCLVQFEKDGVIQTHKKRQRQHSELSFSHSWTSQQKAEVNGKHRKASSQPSSCSQNTESSSTTPEPTQESSDNEGFSNQCARCSKDVKDMALMEASITSIQKTQQDIQRNLVVLSRQLARQRETEDGVSLTGRHCLILCVLLLSQLLLNYVFT